DNA sequence from the Cataglyphis hispanica isolate Lineage 1 chromosome 12, ULB_Chis1_1.0, whole genome shotgun sequence genome:
aaaatattataagatccaaaaaaagattcaattttctaattttttgacgCACTTTATAAAACTTTCTGTACGAAGACAGATGTTAATTAATcacaaactatataataattaaatattaaagaaataaatatttacatttgtctCTCTTCGAAAGTCTAGTTTTCGTTGGCAGAGAtagattggaaaaaaaaagggagagcaAATTTATGATGACGTTTGATATAGATCTATGTTGCAATTTGTAGAGATATTCAAAGGCATTTTAGATCAAAGGTAATCAACCGACTGACAGAATATGCGCATCAAGAGATATTTGCGTCCGTGTTCAGTTACCATCTCGGGGCCAAGGTTCCGTTCGGGTAAAGCGGAAGGATCTCCGTAAACCCTGAGGTGCGGTCAACGATTGCACCTCGCATTCCCAGGGTTCGCGCCGAGGGAAGATTCGAGATTACGTTATTGCGCCTATGCCACGTGACGGAAACGCAACGTGTTAAGTGTAAATTCGAAATTTCTCAAACGGAAAACGCTTCCACGTTAATGATTGAGATACAGCTATTGAAGCGTCCCCCGTGTAATTATCGCACATCGTGCTGAAACGTAATTATCAGTTAGCACCGGGAGAGGAACGAGCCGTTATCGTGGAGGGCGGGGAGGGTCGCGGGAAGAGGGCGCGTGGTGGAATGCTCGTCTCGCGGGGATCTAATGAAAACGatggaaatataataacagCCGGTCGCGCTTTATGAACGATTCAATTTTCCAGCGCCGTCCGACTTCCGGCACCGCGTAAAGCAATCGCGCCGCGTGCGCACCGCACGATAAACGCGAGAGGCCCGATTTTAACGCGCGCGTTTATTACACGCGCGGGACCTCTCCATTATCCCTCAGCAACCAATACCACGGCGATTTATAGCCGACGCTCTTGCGGAATCGCGTCTTTTATTCGCAGTGATGATCCCCTGTATAAATCCCCCGCGAgagataattgataattacgCGACCGCAAATTCACAGGGAATTTCAAACGGGAATATCAAAGAGATTTATCCTCTCGGCATGCGAACAGTCTTTATACGgttgatatattttgtctgacattttaatattaacatcggagatgacattaaaattatgcgTTAGAAAGCTAACACACATAATTGGCAATGCGATACTATTAAGCGATTCGTTCCGCGGGTTGAATCCGCCGGATCAGATAGATTATCTTTTCGAATAGCTCGAGCGCGAAAGAGCCCCCTCGCTCTAATCGTAAATAATCACCTTGTCAATGTAATCAACGAAACGCAACGTGTTACACAACATTTCGTAATCGCTAGATCGACGATCTTAACTACAGGCCGCGAAGGAAGAATGCATCAGTTATCGATACCGTTATCGGCGCGCACGATCGCGTGTAACTCGCGGCGGCGGATGCGAAGGTGGAAACAACGCGCACGGGGCGAAAAGAAGGATTCTATTTCGCGCTTGATTTGCAGACGCGCATAAATCAATGCGAATTCAGTAGTAGACGTTCGTAACGAGCATGATAAATCAACATGCGGCTTGGCTGctcgtgtctctctctctctttctatcggCGGTGACTATCGCGGATTCGACGAAGCCGGCCGGAAACGAAGTCTTGACGCGATCGAGAAAACGGTATAGCGGATCGATGCTCCTAATTCCGACCGTGACTCACGAGCTCCTCGAGGATGCGCGATTATTCGCGAGTGCCCGGAAGGCTTCATCCTCTCTTCACGGTAAAATTAACTTGCCTTCGCGATGCTCGGGCTTCGAGCGAGATAAGGGACGGTGGATCGTCCCGTTCATCGAACCGGCGATCGTATCCGCTTGTAACGCTCCCATGTGTGTGCATCCGAAGATGGTgcactaataaataaatcaacaaGCGTACTCTTGATCCAGCCGATATACAGTGTACACTTCGATTCATTTCGTTGTGACGTGCAATGAAGTGCGATAATGATACGTTTGGTAGAAATGCTTTTAGATCTTTGAAATTCTCTCTCCATATCTCGGCTTTCCATCAATTTTCCagtaaaagagaaacaaaagatatttagatagctttttttttttacaggacGTTGCAGGCgaacaaaagaatttaatttaatttaaggaTGGATTTTTGTAACCGCGAATTTATTGCAAACATAATACGttctaaagatattaatatttattattaagtatgtatattaagtataaacctaattaatttatcacgtGACTAATAATTTtggacatatatttttattatgaatttattaagataccgtttccattttttctccgcgaaaaatttaaaagccaTTTCTCAGCTTTCAGCATAAAACTGCTCActatttttcatgtaaaagCCATgcctttaaaaaaagatgttaaacCGAGATCAGGGCCCTCATCTCCCTGGGCGTTTGTCTACACTCTCCCGGATGCACACGGCTGCTGATGTTATCTATTTGGTTCCGgtacgttattattttatacaccgCGCATGTGTTGCTCCATTTCTTTCCACACTGAAAAGTAGGTTTGCGTAAATTCTAAAAAGTGCGAAAACGACGAAACGTCACGTATAGCTCTgcgaaacaaaaacaaatatgcGATGACATTGTCGCGAAATATTCGCTGAGCAAGTATGTTACTTCACGGTGGCGAAAACGCTCGACGAAGTAAATTCAacgatatgattatttaagCGTAACACATTATATAACTCTTACAGTATACAGATACATGTGCGCGTTGTACAAAAATAGTATCTCCACTAGCACGATTTGACGAGATTTGATATTCAAGTGCCTCGATGCtgctaaatttaaatatgaactCAGATTTTCGCAATCCAAGTTAAAAGTCGTAACTGCATGAAAATTATTGCCCACAAACTCTGACTTTATGAGGaatcatttgtttttattttattcgatcgGATTTGTCAATAGTTGCTCTTAAAGTTATCTGAagcaatacattaattttagccgttttaaaatatacttgttttatatttacgatacGTAATAACTTTCGCGTTTTTTCGTCTCTCGAGTTTTACGCGTCAACGCTCGAAACCTGTTGAAGCGTTTAATATCGCAGTGGGTTCCTGGTTACGAGCAGATACTATCTTGAAAATAGCGCCGTGGTCGTCGGGACATGCAAATCGAGCTCTCGTGAGCCTCGCGTGAAATTAATTGCGCGTGATGCGGATATGCTGAGAGCTCATCTCGCTTCGGACGTACGCAGTTGTTGTATAACACGTGCGTTGCGTTGCGTGAAAATCTCAGGAGGAAAAAACCAAgagtttgcaaaaaaataataccgaGGAAacggttaaaaattttttttgtatatagagACAAATAATTCTTACAGATCATCttgcatgtataataattcctCTTTTTGACATTAATTCTCATAGCTCAAGACATCATTCAACACACATTATTCATGACACAAGTAAATATGTATCTcgtaagttttatattattattgtacagaATCTGTTTTAAGATTCGCCGTTGCATGGTCTACACTAGGAAAGAAACGCTCGGGAGGCATTTCGCGCTTTGCGCAGGAAGTAGAACCGCAGCAATACTACTTGTAATCGGCTTCCTCCGTTCCTATCTATTATCCTATCTCCTTTGTCGTTAGGCGGTGTTATTTAACACTGACTGCAACGCCGCTCAATTCTGGTACGCGCGACTCGGCCTATTATCATTATCCTCACCCTCTTATAATCTTCGTGAAAACGAGGTACTATCGTTTTTCCGAACCTGCGACAGACGCAGTCGGTGTGATCGTCGTCCTTATCGTCGTTGTTGGGCGCGATGCTATTAATATGTGCTAGTTGCATATTTCCTCGATATGTAAACTTGATAATCAGCATAACTAGTTCTCCTAACGAGCCTCGTAAAATTTTCACCCgctccctctttttctctctctctctctcttttcttctttcctctcCGGTTGTCCTCCTATCTAATGATCATCTGAAGAAATCTGAGGAATCTAAAATGATCTGATCCAGCGTTATAAGATTTTTGATCGCTCTAGAAATCTCGTTATCTATCAGATaccagatattttttatgatcgcTGGATATTCGAGTTATTCGAATCGACTAATAATCACCAAGTACGAGTATATTAGTTCATTGAACTTGAtccatgaaataaaaatggtcaccataaaaaaagaaaagtttgctGTTTACTATTTTCTAACTGACATTTTCTATCTCGCTATGTTTTTCTaacaaattgcaaatatgtacgagttgtcaaaaaaattataattttccttaatattaataactttaactGTTTTTCCTTGAatctattaattctattagCGTAGAAATTAAGTCCTTGAAAGTACTATCACAAATAAGAATCTTACACATGCgagcttaaatatttcatatcttgAAATAGTCCCATGTTTTGTGTTTCGTAATTGCCTTTATGATAAAGTCAGCTTTATGTtccaaagaaaaatacaattcaCTCGGTCGTTTTGGACCTTGCTTATGCTACTCAGATTACGCTTCGTTAATGGAAATGGAGAACGAGAATATTGTTTCTCCCGAAAAAGGCAAGCTCGAAGACATTATCCTTGACAAATGCAAAAGTACAGATTGGTGAAAGTCCGCTAAAATGCCAATGTGAAAGCGAGCAactaattaatacttttattcggcttttatttattttcttttttgtcgaTATAATCATCGAATGATAAATAGCCATTCGGAgaagtgtgtgcgtgtatacaTGCCATGTGATGGCGTCGATTTGAACGACGAAAACTTTCGCAAGTGCAATCGTAAATGGGAAAAGGCTCGAAATGTCATTGCGTAATATTTCACAGTTCgctaatgaatttttatctgtCGCCTGCGTTacgtgaaatttaaatatcactgCGCCTGTAATACTGATAACATTTTTGATCTGACCTATTTGCCAAACAAAATTGCAGCTCACTGCGgattttctgtatttattttttgtatttattttcgctACATTGATTTCCAAGTTCGACGTGTACAAAAtggctattattattaatatatatatatatatatattttgatagaatATAATCAAGATATTATTAGCTAGAGcaaaatattacgtaattgcaattattatgcatatttttataagccaaaatattttaaatctaaacttggcaaaattaataaaacctaaaattatattattattacaatagaaataaaaatcatgaatttataaatgtgatacaaaattcaaaattattgtatttctttttcataaaatttttcacaaagtATTATTCATAAGAGagatcgaaaataattaaaatgttaaattatgagCAATACGAAAAttgaatgtataattatgaatttataaacgCATCTTAAAGCtatgaagaaataattgcGAGTCAAATCTCTTGAGTATATCTTACCAAGGATACTTCACCAAGTTCAGatcacatttattttgcaCAGCTGCATACTTTGAGCACATCGCCGAGGGTTACGGGCAATATGCAATCACATCTGTAACTGACAGAGCGTGTCCTTTAGAAGTGACTTGTCTTACCGCGATATATCCGGCATTACAATATCGATCGGTTCGAATGAGAGGATGTTTTCTCGCCGATCGTAATCCACCCATagccataataattataacgaatTATTATGCATCGCGCTCGACACTCGTATAAATCGCGGACTTAAATGTCAATGGTCGGCAACGGGAGCTTTCATTATCGTACGTTATATTCTCCATGCAAACAAGTTCGGGGCGGATAAACGAGTCGACAAAGTTAATGCATCATCAAGCCGGGAAACGCGAGTAGTAGCTAATTAGAAAGCCGCTTTAATGTTAACTATGCGCGTTCGCACCTTGTTCTAGGTACGAATCGCCCGCGGCTGTTCTCATTAAATAAGACTTCATGTCTTATCGGCGCGTCGCCGAAGCATGTAAAAGCGTTCCTGTTTAAATCCTTCGAAGTCTGACGTGGAACCCGCAAATTTACACGCGACTGATCTTGTCGCTAATGAACGCCTTCCTGATCTTAATTGACTAATAAGCTCTACAGAGATTAGCACGTGCTATCTATTGAAATTAACTAAACAATGagcaagaaattataaaagtggAACGTACGTTTTCTGTGAGCTCGACTTCGCGATTGCATGTAACCAAGACACAACGAcgtttccttaaaaaaaaaaaatttatttttgcttataattaattcttttcaaatgtattgagaaaaatttctaaatttcttttattgcaaAGCAATgccattttgcattttatcgtTTTGTTTATTAGATCTATTGTTTATTAAGATCTCATTatctaattttgattttgatcaAGCTATCGCATTCCTTTGCGTAGAAAACTATCCCGGATCattatcttctattttttcaattaaaaaagttaacgcTAACATCCGTCGTAGATAAATagaatgtttatgacaaaGCTGGCCGAGTTTTGAACGCTGCTTAATTCCCTTCTTGTTCCGCATTTTGAGAATTCGCCGGACTAATAAATAACATCACGACgtggttaattaaaaaaaaaacatgtaacaATCGTTCGTTAAGGCTTCGTATTTTATTAGGTCCGTCATTATAGTCCAAACATGGGAAActcgaataattattaatattaatattgatactaGTCGcgatcttattgttagtacgGCGCGCCTTTGTCCTCCGGTAGCAAGAAGTGGATTGTCACGTCACCTTGAGGCGTCTTCACGATCTCGTGGTGTCGGATAAGCTGCGTCGCTGCCAGTCCGTACATCAGGGTGGGGATACCTGGATTGAACAAACGCAAGGAGGCAAGAAGTCCGGTGGTTTTATCGCGTTGTCGCTGAGATCGCATTGCTCAACCCGTTCGCCATGGCTAATTCCAGATCGAGGAGGAGCAGTCAATGAAACGAGACCGTGACAAgacaacgacgacgaagacgacgtcgtcgtcgtcgtcgtcgtcgttgctgTTCCACACGTCTCTTCTCGGAAATTAAGTCAAGTAAGACCGCCTGTGGTGATATCGCGTGGTTTCTGCCGTGACGCCTTGTTCCGATCGTTATTTTAGATACGGattgatttcaattatatcaaGAGAAATACATACCGGGTGACGCAAAACTATCTACCTCAACTAAACATCATTTGGGAGCTTAATTCATGAATATCTATTTCAATCTTAATCGCtgacgaattaaaaaaatgtccgccgtattttaattaaagcaaagtatttaaaaaatcttgtgaaattaatatcgGAGATTCTATGGGACACCACATATTCGTAGTAATTATAGGATTTATGAGCTTGTCAGTTTATCGCATCCGATCAGCGTAAATAAACAAGGTCGCGTTTTCGAAcatgaatttctttttcgagGCGAGCATCCGGCTACTTACCAAGGTTTAATATCTTGATCGCCTTGAAGAATCTGTCCTCGCTGCTAAGATCCTGCGCCGGTCGTTTGCTGCAGTGATACTTGATGTACGGGAAACAGCCGGTCCTAAGCACATGGTAATTACTGTCGCCCGCCGGCCAGTTGAAGTGTGACATTCCCCGTTGATCGTTCACCACGTCGGCGTACCGGACAAAGTACGAAGTCCAGGGGGGCTCGCCGGTTTGCAATAGGTAGCTCGTTAAGACCTGCGGTATTATACCGCAATCACAAGCGGAGGCCGCTTTGTATAGTCGAGGAAATCTGCTCGAAGGGATCATCGCGAACAGGGGGAACAAAATAACGACCGTTACATTCCGTtacatctttttcttatacGCTTGTCACTCCGTTGACACCGTGTCGTCAAACGGCTGGTGTCCCTTCCGGCTTTCCGTGATTACATAAAAAGGAACTGATCCGTTCAGCGCGTTGCAAGTATCAATACCGATATGGTTTTAAAATTCTGAGCGTTTGTCTACTACTCGCCAACTATACCATCCGATTGCTAATGTCGTTTTTCAACACGCCCGATCATATTACTCGTGTATTTGTCGTTTCGTATTACCGTAGCATGGGATTAAATTGCACCGGCAGGAGTAATTTTACATCACAGTGGAGTAAGAAGAATTAActgatgtttaaaaaaataatcgataaataggatatatatatatatatatatatatatatatatatatatagtgaaaaaattaaagtttactaaatagtagaatatttttatatattctacgtCTAAAAATCAAGTTTCTATTgtgaatgaataaataataactgaaaaatttatatttatatttatatttagcagATATTTATCCATTTGATTTTTACACGTTGATTTAACTATCATATTTACTCACAATGCACCGGGGATTAGTAGAGTTTATCTTGTAtttaagaagataaaaatatcagaatcctaaatttttaaataaagattatataccGCGCAAATTTGATTCGAGATAAGCtagaacattaaaaaaaaataatcaaagaacGGCGTTCGCGTAATCTCCCGATGTAATACGCAATGTTTGAAACGGTGGATTCTTGGAATCCATCCGACTGGGAAGATTCACGAGGATTATTGAGGTCGTGCGATCGCGATGTACCGCGGGAATGGAAACACGCGAATTGTAACACGGACGTTGTTACGTAAGAAAATGTCTGGGGGAAAGTGCGCGTGTGATCCCCTGAGAGAAGATTTCTCTCGATAAAGCACGAGGGATAATTAGGGGAGCGGTCAGATTAATTAACGGGGAAATTGAGAGGCACACTAACCTCTGACGCCAAcggtttcttcttcttttttttctgaagtATTTTAACCCAGAAATTAGCATATCTCGTGGTGAATAGCATTCTTCGTCCAACTTGCGGCTTGATAATCATTCCTAATTGGATTTCGTTGACCAATTTTTCGATAGAATCTGTGCAGTTTtcgttgatattaaatttaataagaatttttataatctttttgctaaattataggtgacttttaaatattaaagatcgTGAAAAGCAGCCAAAGCGAGTTAATATTCAGAAGTATATATCcttcataattataaaggTTACTGTAAGATACTTGACCATGTAATGTGATATGCATCTATACTCTTCCTACttcgaataataattagcatttaataaaaaagaatttggtaaaatattctcaagaaaaatattaaagtaatattaaaatgaaaaaccgaaaataattaaaaattgaatttgaaatcgagatattaataattctcaaaTTATTGAAAGTGTAGGAGACTTTTAAACAAATGAgttttacaagaaatattgcattcgtaaatttatttcgaatctATTTagcagaaatttaattacaatcccAATCGGAATATCAAATGCGGAAGATGGGAAAAGATATTGCAAGAAAGACAATACGGCATCCAATCCAATAtttctgtcaaaaaaatataccacACAGAATATACCACAGTTAGATTAATCCGAGAACGTGCAGCTGAAAGTAGCGACCATACTTATACGAGGGTTTGCGTGTTCTTGCATAAATAGAATGGTGACAGAATCGCATCAATACTCAATAGTATGGCTTATCGATCCGCGGGCTAAAAATTCGTCACGGTGTGTATCGTTCTAAAATTCTACCTTTCTAAAATAAACGCGAGCCGCTCAAAATGTCAAGGTTAACAAGGTTCAATACAATCGCTCGGTGGAAGCGCGATCGCGGTTAACGTTAATGTTTCTGTCTTTTACACGTGTTCGCGGCGTCAGAGCGTCGGAATGAGCAACAACGTAATTAATGGTGCACGTCAACTGTTGCGCATCAGCGTGCATGAATTTGCCGCTATGCGATTTTGATTGCTTCATCGGAGATGAAGTTGCGAAGTTCCAGGAATACTTTGAATGACGGCTTTCATAATTGTGAAGCCAAATTACAATCGGCACGCAGCTATTTAGTTCCAATTCgcgcgtttttcttttttttttttttttgccattgtaattttgataaacGATCGTTTTCGGAAAAATGCTGATCGTATTATCACGATCGCGCGCAATTGTTATCGATGCTGCAGCGCGcaaggaaaatttatttacaatccgttcgcgattcttttttttttttaagcagcGATATGGAAAGTAGATATATCAGATAATATAGTCAGACAATTGTAATCATGTACAATAGATTGAACTTCGCTTTTATTCGCGCGGCAAATTACGATGGAGCGATAACCCCTTCCGCGATCTAATTCTTTCTTATTAGTACAATCGCGCAATCGAAGAATCATGTTGCTAATTTATATCTGTACGCAAGTATAGttcatttaatcaatatttttgctatcgatcaaataatgtattttgtaattatcttatttatatttaatattttatcttaattttttttcacaataataattttgtatatgagcataataaatatttgcaagcaaaatttatataaaaatactttgctGCTGAAAGTGTATCGTGTATCTGTGTAAGTGTATTGGTATCAGTGGTACTCACTTTTACGCATGCGTACGATTTTCCTGTTGGCGAACAGATGTAGTTACAGTCAGTTACAGTCGCTGGATCCAGTTAATGCTGTCACTTGGATCTTACTTGCACTTGATAATTTCATACAAGCACCGTACATATGTTCATTtagtgcgcgcgcgtgttctTGTGTATGacgtatatattgatattttctttcttttctctatgAAGGTGAAGTTGTGATATTACGCAGCATATGCTAATGATCACATGTCGGCATGAGAAGGCTCACGAGCGCCGTCGTTCAGTATCGATTTCGTTTGGCGGTCTTTTCGAAAGATTCTTCTTGTGTTTACTctgttttaattcttttttttactgcttataacaaaattaaaacagaaagaaatataaattatgacaacattaatatttaacttgttgcacttaaaaaatcatatatctaaatcatattctatattttttttgccgagatatttcataataaaagtttatttaggaaaaatataaatgtttttaatattaaaatataaaatattacatatagtaTTGCacttatttatagaaaaagtaattttgaaaaacttttaaaatagaaatcttttttgttgCATTATTTTAGTTAACTCTCATCATATTTAAGGAACACTTGACGTGTTAATTTTATCGTGTATCCTGTACTTAACATATTAAAGTGCAAGTCAAGATTATAATGTCTCGGGATAAATTTGTTACACGTTGCGTTTTATCACCATGTCGCGAACGTAACGCTATCCTGTAATTTTCGCGCGACAGGCGTGACGGTCCTCGCTCAAGCATATTCCCTTTAATAGACCGGCCAATAATAGACCATTAGGGAACGCGGATGAGAACCTTCTTCTAAGCACTTCCAGGTGGTAAATATAACGTCGCGGCCTCGTGGCACGAGGTCAGGCTGTCAAGCAGCGGCAGCCTTGACGGGCTATCATTCTCAGCGAACTCGCGGTATATCTTGTTCCCTCTGCGCAAgccctttttcttctttcgatCGTGTTTACATCGGGCGGTATTGTTGGCGTGACGGAATGTCTCTTCTTTTAAGGATAGCAAAACATTTTTGGtatgacatttttaaataaacgcgATCGCACTGTATGCCGTGAATAATGATAGTAAAAAGTCATATGTATCTGCGCTATATatccaaaataatattttcagtatCGTCAAATAAATATCCTTACAGCAGTAAGTGCAGTGTAAAGAAATCTTGAgcgatatttaataagttggagattttttgtaatttatagatCATGTGTTTCTGAGATAAGGTTTGACATTTCATGTCATAGCTTTCGTTTTTACGCTCATTATATGtcccaattatatatttttttcttctctcttcacAATAAAATCGATCTCTGATATTGTTTTTCGTCGCGAATAGATATTGATTTGGAGTTAACTTAGTTACGATGGCAGTTGCACATATCTATAGGACGAAGTGTGTCAGGCCGACAATGCCGACGGTGCACTTCCGGTGCTGGAGACGTGATTTATTACGCCTATCGACGTCCGATTTGCGTTTGACACGTTTCGCCAGATGATTTGGGTAACGCGTTCATATCACATGACCGAGTTAACACAACAGCGTTTTTAAATGACGTTGACAAAAATCTCGTTGATAAATCTCGCAGTTGTTCGAAGCAGAATAGCAACCAGAAAAATGGctttttcacatataataatctttgtgACCTTTTACTTGATGTATTATGTCCGTTATATGGTTTGGATAGTATTATGAATCGTTATCTCTGATGTGCTCTTTATAAACGCTGTATTAACGTATCACTTTCATCGATTTTTGATTCAGCTCGCGAAAGTAAACTATGCTAAAAATGCATTCACACTattgtatgttttatttttttcgcatatcaataaacattaattcattgtatgttttgtttttttgcacCGCaaccataataataattatgattcgGAAAAGGGCAAACTATATGaggttattataataactaaaaCTATACCGAGTTTGGCTTCAAAAAAGTATTTGCTttcaaatgttattaaaaatatgtttataatatcgtttatacaaatacatatatacaaatatatatatacatatatgtatatactgtaTAAAAATCTCACAAAAAGTTTtggatgattatttt
Encoded proteins:
- the LOC126853732 gene encoding uncharacterized protein C15orf61 homolog isoform X2, which encodes MRKNSIEKLVNEIQLGMIIKPQVGRRMLFTTRYANFWVKILQKKKKKKPLASEVLTSYLLQTGEPPWTSYFVRYADVVNDQRGMSHFNWPAGDSNYHVLRTGCFPYIKYHCSKRPAQDLSSEDRFFKAIKILNLGIPTLMYGLAATQLIRHHEIVKTPQDVIAYCP
- the LOC126853732 gene encoding uncharacterized protein C15orf61 homolog isoform X1, producing MRKNSIEKLVNEIQLGMIIKPQVGRRMLFTTRYANFWVKILQKKKKKKPLASEVLTSYLLQTGEPPWTSYFVRYADVVNDQRGMSHFNWPAGDSNYHVLRTGCFPYIKYHCSKRPAQDLSSEDRFFKAIKILNLGIPTLMYGLAATQLIRHHEIVKTPQGDVTIHFLLPEDKGAPY